One Pelodiscus sinensis isolate JC-2024 unplaced genomic scaffold, ASM4963464v1 ctg34, whole genome shotgun sequence DNA segment encodes these proteins:
- the LOC142823748 gene encoding olfactory receptor 1f45-like: protein MCQRVTSLSTPFSSPSGAASAPSMDEGNWTSVSQFVLLGLSKEQDLLIVVVLLVTYLVNLAGNSLLLGLVVTDPQLCSPMYFLLSHLAVVDMSFASISLPQALVHALTQHRAVSFTSCMAQLFMFFAVGNMENYLLAAMAYDRYVAVCDPLRYAAVVTRSLCLKMVAASWAVVIAHALLHTVMAANLRYCGNRLQYFFCDLPPLLLLSCTRPLTIKLMTSPVGFLVWLSPFAFILASYVRIGVAVARLRSAQGLRKALSTCSSHLTVVLLKFSIVMCLYFRRDSSDTHGYDQKVTFLDKVLSPTLNPIIYSLRNRDVVAALRRAGRKVLTWGM from the coding sequence ATGTGTCAGCGCGTCACCTCACTGTCaactcccttctcttccccatcaGGTGCAGCCTCGGCCCCCAGCATGGACGAGGGCAACTGGACGTCCGTCTCTCAGTTTGTGCTCCTGGGTCTCTCCAAAGAGCAGGACCTGCTGATCGTCGTGGTGCTCCTGGTCACCTATTTGGTGAACCTGGCAggcaactccctgctgctggggctagTGGTGActgacccccagctctgcagccccaTGTATTTTCTCCTCAGCCACCTGGCTGTGGTGGACATGAGCTTCGCTtccatctccctgccccaggccctggtgcacgCCCTGACCCAGCACCGGGCCGTCTCCTTCACCAGCTGCATGGCCCAGCTCTTCATGTTCTTCGCTGTGGGCAACATGGAGAACTACCTGCTGGctgccatggcctacgaccgctacgtggccGTCTGTGACCCGCTGCGCTACGCCGCCGTGGTGACACGGTCCCTGTGCCTCAAGATGGTGGCTGCTTCATGGGCCGTGGTGATTGCACACGCCCTGCTGCACACTGTCATGGCCGCCAATCTGCGCTACTGCGGCAATCGCCTTCAGTATTTCTTCTGTGACCTgccgcccctcctgctcctctcctgcacccggcCGCTCACCATTAAACTGATGACCTCCCCTGTGGGTTTCTTGGTGTGGCTGAGCCCTTTCGCCTTCATCCTGGCCTCCTATGTCCGCATTGGGGTTGCTGTTGCCCGCCTGCGCTCTGCCCAAGGCCTACGCAAGGCCCTCTCCACGTGCAGCTCCCACCTGACCGTGGTGTTGCTCAAATTCAGCATCGTGATGTGTCTCTATTTCCGCCGAGACTCTAGCGACACCCACGGTTATGACCAGAAAGTGACCTTCTTGGACAAAGTATTGTCGCCCAcgctaaaccccatcatctacagTCTGAGGAACAGGGACGTGGTCGCGGccctgagaagggcagggaggaAAGTTCTGACTTGGGGCATGTGA
- the LOC142823749 gene encoding olfactory receptor 1f45-like, with protein sequence MDAGNWTSISEFVLLGLSEQQDLLTIAVLLVIYLVNLAGNSLLLGLVVTDPQLCSPMYYLLSHLAVVDMSFASISLPQALIHALTQHRAVSFTSCMAQLFMFFSVGNMENYLLAAMAYDRYVAVCDPLRYAAVVTRSLCLKMVAASWAVVIPHALLYTVMAAKLSYCGNRLQHFFCDLPPLLLLSCTRPLTIELVLSTEGVLVALGPFAFILASYVRIGVAVARLRSAQGLRKALSTCGSHLIMVLLTFSIMIWLYFHPDSSDTQGHNQQVTFLDSVVVPTLNPIVYSLRNKDVAAALRRAGRKVLAWGM encoded by the coding sequence ATGGATGCAGGAAACTGGACGTCCATCTCTGAGTTTGTGCTCCTGGGCCTGTCCGAACAGCAGGACCTGCTGACCATCGCGGTGCTCCTGGTCATCTATCTGGTGAACCTGGCTGGCAactcgctgctgctggggctggtggtgactgacccccagctctgcagccccaTGTATTATCTCCTCAGCCACCTGGCAGTGGTGGACATGAGCTTCGCTtccatctccctgccccaggccctgattcaCGCCCTGACCCAGCACCGGGCCGTCTCCTTCACCAGCTGCATGGCCCAGCTCTTCATGTTCTTCTCTGTGGGCAACATGGAGAACTACCTGCTGGctgccatggcctacgaccgctacgtggccGTCTGCGACCCGCTGCGCTACGCCGCCGTGGTGACACGGTCCCTGTGCCTCAAGATGGTGGCTGCTTCATGGGCCGTGGTGATTCCACACGCCCTGCTGTACACTGTCATGGCCGCCAAGCTGAGCTACTGCGGCAACCGCCTGCAGCATTTCTTCTGTGACCTgccgcccctcctgctcctctcctgcacccggcCCCTCACCATTGAACTGGTGCTCTCCACTGAGGGTGTCTTGGTGGCACTAGGCCCTTTTGCCTTCATCCTGGCCTCCTATGTCCGCATTGGGGTTGCTGTGGCCCGCCTGCGCTCTGCCCAAGGCCTGCGCAAGGCCCTCTCCACCTGTGGCTCCCACCTGATCATGGTGTTGCTCACGTTCAGCATCATGATCTGGCTCTATTTCCACCCAGACTCCAGCGACACCCAGGGCCACAACCAGCAAGTGACCTTCTTGGACAGTGTGGTGGTGCCCACCCTGAACCCCATCGTCTACAGTCTGAGGAACAAGGACGTGGCCGCAGCCctgaggagggcagggaggaaggtTCTGGCTTGGGGCATGTGA
- the LOC142823750 gene encoding olfactory receptor 1f45-like, producing the protein MDEANWTSVSEFVFSGVSDRQDLQPLIFAGLLATYLVNVIGNSMLLVLMWTNPQLRTPMYFLLSQLALVDMGMVSVILPQALVHILTQHRAISFTSCMVQLFICVVVGNMEGYLLAAMAYDRYVAVCNPLRYAAVVTRSLCLKMVVGSWVVVLLHALLYTVMAARLRYCGNRLQHFFCDLPPLLYLSCTRPITIELVINTEGILLVLAPFTFILASYVRIGVAVARLRSAQGLRKALSTCGSHLTVVILFYGTVTSPYFYPDTSDTQEKDRVAAVFYTAVAPALNPLIYSLRNKDVAAALKRTGRKVLGWGK; encoded by the coding sequence ATGGACGAGGCCAACTGGACGTCCGTCTCTGAGTTCGTGTTCTCAGGTGTGTCCGACCGGCAGGACCTGCAGCCGCTGATCTTCGCAGGGTTGTTGGCCACCTATCTGGTGAATGTAATTGGCAACTCCATGCTGCTGGTGCTGATGTGGACCAACCCCCAGCTCCGCACCCCCATGTATTTCCTCCTCAGCCAGCTGGCCTTGGTGGACATGGGCATGGTCTCCGTCATCCTGCCCcaggccttggtgcacatcctgaCCCAGCACCGGGCCATCTCCTTCACCAGCTGCATGGTCCAGCTCTTCATCTGCGTGGTTGTGGGAAACATGGAGGGCTACCTGCTGGCTGCCATGGCCTATGACCGCTACGTGGCCGTCTGCAACCCGCTGCGTTACGCCGCTGTGGTGACACGGTCCCTGTGCCTCAAGATGGTGGTTGGCTCCTGGGTCGTGGTGCTTCTTCACGCCCTTCTGTACACTGTCATGGCTGCCCGGCTGCGCTACTGCGGCAACCGCCTGCAGCATTTCTTCTGTGACCTGCCGCCCCTCCTGTacctctcctgcacccgcccCATCACCATTGAGCTGGTGATCAACACCGAGGGCATCCTTCTGGTGCTGGCCCCTTTCACCTTCATTCTGGCCTCCTACGTCCGCATCGGGGTGGCTGTGGCCCGCCTGCGCTCTGCCCAAGGCCTGCGCAAGGCCCTGtccacctgcggctcccacctgaCTGTGGTGATACTTTTCTATGGCACTGTGACTTCACCCTACTTCTACCCAGACACCAGTGACACCCAGGAGAAGGACCGGGTGGCGGCCGTCTTCTACACCGCTGTGGCGCCTGCCCTGaatcccctcatctacagcctgaggaacaaggacgtGGCTGCAGCTCTGAAGAGGACAGGGAGGAAGGTCCTGGGTTGGGGCAAATGA